In the Neisseria sp. KEM232 genome, GAAGCGTCTGACAGACGTTTGCTTTTTGGCAGACATGTGAGTAAGACGTTTTCCCCGTAATGTGTTTGGCCATCTATACTTCCCCTTGGTATAGATGGTATTTTTTTGCCTGCCGTTTTGGCCGATAGGACAGACAAAACCCCGAAGCGCGTGTCCGCTTCGGGGTTTTGCTGTGGTGGGCAGCTTATTTCATGCCGGGAAATACGCCTTTCATGCTTTTGGCCATACTCATCAGCTTGCGCATATTGTTACCGCTGAACATTTTCATCATTTTTTGCGACTGCTCGAACTGGTTGAGCATTTTGTTCACTTCCTGAACAGTCGTGCCCGCACCTGCGGCGATGCGGCGCTTGCGGCTGGCTTTGATGAGTGCGGGATTGGCACGCTCTTTCGGCGTCATCGAATTGATGATGGCTTCGACGTGTCCCATCGCTTTTTCCGCCGTGCCTTCGGGAATCTGCTGGGACAGGCGGCCGATTTCGCCCGGCATTTTCGACATCAGGTTTTCCAAACCGCCCATATTGCGCATCTGCTGGATTTGCAGTTTGAAATCGTTGAGGTCGAAGCTTTTGCCTTTGCGCAGCTTCTTCGCCATCTCTGCGGCTGCGGCTTCGTCTATGCCTTTTTGCACGTCCTCAACCAAAGTGAGCACGTCGCCCATGCCCAAAATGCGGCTGGCGATGCGGTCGGGGTGGAAGGCTTCGAGGCCGTCGATTTTTTCGCCGACGCCGATGAATTTGATCGGCTTGCCGGTCACCTGGCGCACGGAAAGCGCCGCACCGCCGCGCGAATCGCCGTCCATTTTGGTGAGGACGACGCCGGTAAGCGGCAGGGCTTCGTTAAACGCCTGCGCGGTGTTGACGGCGTCTTGGCCGAGCATGGCGTCAACAACAAACAGCGTTTCCGTCGGATGAAGCGCGGCGTGCAGGGCTTTGATTTCGTCCATCATTTCCTGATCGATGGCGAGACGGCCGGCGGTGTCTACCATCAGCACGTCGTAAAAGCCGCGTTTGGCTTGGTTCAGCGCGGCCTGCGCGATTTCGACGGGCTTTTGCGAAGTGTCGGACGGGAAAAAGTCGACCTGCACCTGTTCGGCCAGCAGGCGGAGCTGTTCGATGGCGGCGGGGCGGTAAACGTCGGCAGACACCAGCAGGATTTTTTTCTTTTTGTCCTGCGACTTGATCAGGCGGGCGAGTTTGCCGACGGTGGTGGTTTTGCCCGCGCCCTGCAAACCGGCCATCAGCACCACGGCGGGCGGCGCGACGGACAAATCCAGCCTGCTGTTTTCTTTGCCCATCAGCTCGATGAGCGCCTGGTTGACGACGGTAATGAAGGCCTGTTCGGCGGTGAGGTTGTCGGAAATTTCGCGTCCGACGGCTTTTTCTTTCACGGAGGCGACGAAATCGCGCACCACGGGCAGGGCGACGTCGGCTTCCAAAAGGGCGAGGCGCACTTCGCGCAGCGCGGGTTTGATGTTTTCTTCGTTCAGCGTGGCAATGCCGCGAACGTTTTTAAAGACCGAATAAAAGCGGCCGGTCAGATTGTCTAACATGGACTTCCTTCGAGTAAGCTGCCACGCGGACAGTGTAGTTTGATAAAATCGGCGCATTTTACACCAACCCGCGCGTTTGATGGATACGCGCCCAGCCGAAAGAGCGCCATGCCGATTATGCTGATTTGTCTGATGCTTGTTTACGCCGCTTTGGCCGCTTTTGTGTGGTTTTGGCGGCTGAAGAAAAACGCGGACGGCTATCCGCTGGGCAGGGAGCTTGCCGTTCTGGCTGCCGCCCTGCTGCCGCACGGCGCGGCGCTGCTGCTGCCCGTGCTGCACGACCGCATGCTGATTTTGGGTTTCGGCTATGCCACGGCGGTGATTGTATGGCTGATGCTGATGCTGTATCTGGCGGGCAGTTTTTTCTACCGCCTGCGCGGCTTGCAGCTGCTGCTTTATCCCCTGTCGGCCGCGCTGCTGCTGGTTGCCGTTTTGTTTCCCGGCCACTCGGCGGCCTACCGCCTGACCGACTGGCCGTTTATGCTCCACATTGTGTCGTCCCTGCTGGCATACAGCCTGTTCGGCATCACCACGCTGATTGCGGTGCTGATTTTGTGGCTCAGCCGCGATCTGCACAAACACACGCTCTCGCCCGCCCGCTCTTTTCTGCCGCCGCTTTTGAGCTTGGAAAAAATGATGTTTCAGGCGATGTGGGCGGGTTTTGCGCTGTTGACGGCGTCGGTGGTGAGCGGCACATTTTTCTCCGAGGCCGTGTTCGGGCGGCCGTTTACCTTCACCCATAAAAACCTGTTCGGCGTGCTGTCGTGGTTTATTTATGCGGCGCTGCTGCTCAAACGCGCCATGACCGCCTGGCGCGGCAAACGGCCGGCGGTGTGGACGATAGTCGGTTTTGCCAGTCTGATGCTGGCCTACGCGGGCAGCAAGTTTGTGTTGGAAGTGCTGTTGCACCGCTAAATGCCGCCCTGTACGGAAGAGGCCGTCTGAAAAATACTTTTCAGACGGCCTCTCCGTTTCATTTCGCCTTTTTCAGACGGCCTGTACATAAAACAGGCCGTTCTTGTGAAACGGCCTGCCGGTCAAACTTCCTGATTTTATTTGGGATCGCGCCCTGTTTTCTCTATTTCTGTTTATCGGCCTTTGTTTACTTGGCTTTGTGTAGCGCAATGTAATCCATCAGTAGCGCTTATGGCAAGAGTACTTATCGTTGATATTTTAATAAAGGCGCAAAATTGCCGAATTTTATCTTTTTGTAGCGGATTATGCTTCTAAAACCGAATTTGCGTCTGCTTGCCGATTTGTGCTTAAAATACCGTTTAGTCGAATGTAGTTGCAATTTTCTCGCGCAAAGGCCGTCTGAAAACGGAGCTGCAACGAAGTCAAAACCCGCCCTGCAGCCTCGGGCAAACCGTATGACGCCGTTTTCCGTTTTCCATTAGAATGCCGCCTTTTTTCAGACGGCCTCACGCCATGCGCCTCACCCACATCAAACTCTCCGGCTTCAAATCTTTTACCGACCCGACCACAATCCATGTACCCGGCCAGCTGGTGGCCGTTATCGGGCCAAACGGCTGCGGCAAATCCAATGTAATCGACGCGGTGCGCTGGGTATTGGGCGAGGCTTCAGCCAAGCAGCTGCGCGGCGAAAGTATGCAGGACGTGATTTTCAACGGAGCGGCCACCCGCCGCCCCGCGCCGAGGGCTTCGGTGGAACTGGTGTTTGACAACGCCGACCACTCCTTGCAGGGCGCATGGGGGCAGTATGCCGAGGTGAGCATCAAACGCCAGCTTACGCGACAGGGCGAATCAACTTATTTCATTAATAATCAGGTAGTGCGCCGCCGCGACATCACCGACCTGTTTTTGGGTACGGGCGTGGGCGCGCGCGGCTATGCGGTGATTGAACAGGGCATGATTTCGCGCATCATCGAAGCGCGGCCCGAGGAGCTTCGCGCCTATATAGAAGAGGCGGCCGGCGTGTCCAAATATAAGGAGCGGCGCCGCGAAACCGAAGGCCGTCTGAAAGACACGCGCGAGCATTTGCAGCGGCTGGGCGATTTGCAAAACGAGTTGGCGCGGCAGGTGGAAAAGCTGGAAAAACAGGCCGAAACGGCCGAACGCTACCGCTTTCTCACCGAGCAGCTCAACCGCCAGCAGGATTTGCTCGATTACAGCCAATGGCGGCAGTCGCTCGCCGCCGCCGACAAAGCCACCGCGCAGCATCAGGCTTTGCAGGCGCAGCAGGACGAGGCCGCCGCCCAAATCCAAACGCTTTCAGACGGCATCCGCGATTTGCAGCAAACCGAGCAGGCGCAGCAGCAGAGCGCACACGATTTGGCCAACCGGCGCGGCGTGTTGCGCGAACAGATTGCCCGCCTCGAAGAGCAAATCCGCCACCGGCAAAACCTGCACCAGCGCATCGAGCGCGACAAGCAGGCGGCGCAGGCGCAGATGCAGCGAATCCGCCAAGAAGAGCAGCAGATTCGCGCCTTGATGGAAGAAAACGACATGGCGTTTGAAGAGCGGCAAACCGAGTTGGCCGAACTGGCGATGCAGGTGGCCGAACACGAAGAGAGCCTGCCCGAACTGGAAGAAGCCCAAGCCGCGCTCAACGCCGCCTATCAGTCGCAACACGACGAGGCCGCGCGGCTCAAACGCGAGCTGGCCTTGAAACAGCAGCAGCTTGCCCACGCACAGCAAACCCTGCGCCGCCACGAAGAGCGCAAAGGCCGTCTGAACGCCGAAAGCCAAGCCCTCAACCTGCCCGATGCGGCCGACACCGCCGCCGCGCAGGAAGCCGCCGCGCTGCTGCAAAGCCGGCAGGAACATTACGAAGAGCAGATTGCCGCCGCCGAACAGCATTTGACCGCCGCGCGGCAGGCTTTTCAGACGGCCTCAACCCGTTTCCAAAACCTGCAACAGCAGTCCATCACGCTGCAGGCGCAGCAGCAGGCCATCTCGCAGCTTTTGACGCAGCAGGAAACCGCCGATTTCTGGCCGCATACCGAATGCGCCGACGCGCCGCAGCTTTGGCAGCACATCCAAGCCCCGTCCGAATGGCAGCACGCGCTGGGCGCGGTGTTGGCCGAACGCCTGCACGCCCGCGCCGTACCCGATACCTTCGCGCCGCCCGCGCCGCTGCCGCAGGGCGCAGCCGCCTGGTTTTCAGACGGCCTCAGCGGCGGCGTGAAAAAATCCCTGCCCGCGCAAGCCCTGCTCAACCAAATCCAAGCGCAGCCGCCGTTTCAGACGGCCTTGCACCACTGGCTCGACGGCGTGTTGTGCGCACCGAACCTCGATTACGCCCTCGCGCACCAATCCGACTTGGGCGGCGGCCAAATCTGGCTCACGCCCGAAGGCCACCAAATCGACAAAGTCAGCGTGCTGCTTTACGCCACAAACACGCAGGAAAGCCTCATGGCGCAGAAAGCGAGTTTGGACGACATCGCCGCCTCGCTGGCCACCCTCGCACCCGAGTTGGAACACGCCCGCGCCGCGCAGCAGCAAGCCCAAGCCGAAGCCGAAGCAGCCGAGTCGCAACACCGCAGCCTGATTGGGCAGCAGCAACAGAACAGCCGCGAACACAGCCGCGCCCAGCAGCGCGCCGCCGAGCTGCTCACCCGCACCAACCAAGGCCAAATCCGCCGCGAACACATCGAGCGCGAGCTTGCCCAAATCGAAGAAGAAGCCACTGTATTGGCGCACAGTTCAGACGGCCTCGAAGACGACATCGCCACGCTGGCCGAAGCCGCGTCCGAACTCGAAACGCAGCAGCAGCACGCCGCGTCCGAGCGGCAAACGCAGCAAGGCCGTCTGAAACAGGCGCAGCTTGCCCTTTACGAAGCCAACCGCCGCTACGGCCTGGCCGAAGTCGCCGTGCACAAGCTCCAACAGCAGCAGCAAAACCACCAAGCACAAATCCTGCGCCTGCAGGAGCAGGCCGAAGAATGGCAGGAGCGCCAGCAAGAACTTGCCCTTGCCTACGAAACCGAAATGCAGGGCGACGAGCAGCACATTCAGCTTGAACACCTGGGCGAAGCCGTGCACATGCTCGACGAAGAATACGCCGAACTGCAAAGCGCGTTGGCCGACACGCAGGCGCAAGGCCGCGAACAATACGCGCAGCTGCAAGCCGCGCAAACCAAGCTGCCGCAGCTTCAAGCCGCCACCCAAACCGCCCTGTTGCAGCAGCAGGAAGCCCTGCTCAACGCCAAACGCTTCCACCAAAACCTCACCGAACGCGGCGCGGATTTGGACGCGCTTGAAGCGTCTGCCAAAGAAGCAGGCCGTCTGAATATCCAAAACAGCCAAATCGCCGACACCGCCCGCCAAATCGAAGCCCTCGGCGCGGTCAACCTCGCCGCCCTGCAGGAACTCGAAGACGCACGCGAGCGCGACGGCTACTACCGCAGCCAAAGCGAAGACGTACAGTCGGCCATCGCCCTGTTGGAAGAAGCCATCGCCCAAATCGACGGCAAAACCAAAGAGCGTTTCAAAGCCACCTTCGACGCCGTCAACGAAAAAGTCCAAACCTTCTTCCCCACCCTCTTCGGCGGCGGCGAAGCCGCACTGCACATGATAGGCGACGATTTGCTCACCGCCGGCGTATCCATCATGGCGCGGCCGCCCGGCAAGAAAAACTCCACCATTCATCTGCTCTCCGGCGGCGAAAAAGCCCTCACCGCCATGAGCCTCGTGTTCGCCCTGTTCAGCCTCAACCCCGCGCCCTTCTGCCTTTTAGACGAAGTGGACGCGCCGCTGGACGATGCCAACACCGGCCGCTTTTGTAACCTTGTCAAAGAAATGAGCGCGCAAACCCAGTTCCTCTACATCTCGCACAACCGCCTCACGATGGAAATGGCCGAACAGCTCGTCGGCGTAACCATGCAGGAAAAAGGCGTATCACGCATCGTGGCCGTCAATATCCAAGAAGCCCTGAAAATGGCCGAGAGCGCGTAGGGTGCATGGGCGCAAAAAGGCCGTCTGAAACCCCCGTTTCGGTTTTTCAGAC is a window encoding:
- the ffh gene encoding signal recognition particle protein, whose protein sequence is MLDNLTGRFYSVFKNVRGIATLNEENIKPALREVRLALLEADVALPVVRDFVASVKEKAVGREISDNLTAEQAFITVVNQALIELMGKENSRLDLSVAPPAVVLMAGLQGAGKTTTVGKLARLIKSQDKKKKILLVSADVYRPAAIEQLRLLAEQVQVDFFPSDTSQKPVEIAQAALNQAKRGFYDVLMVDTAGRLAIDQEMMDEIKALHAALHPTETLFVVDAMLGQDAVNTAQAFNEALPLTGVVLTKMDGDSRGGAALSVRQVTGKPIKFIGVGEKIDGLEAFHPDRIASRILGMGDVLTLVEDVQKGIDEAAAAEMAKKLRKGKSFDLNDFKLQIQQMRNMGGLENLMSKMPGEIGRLSQQIPEGTAEKAMGHVEAIINSMTPKERANPALIKASRKRRIAAGAGTTVQEVNKMLNQFEQSQKMMKMFSGNNMRKLMSMAKSMKGVFPGMK
- a CDS encoding inner membrane protein YpjD — encoded protein: MPIMLICLMLVYAALAAFVWFWRLKKNADGYPLGRELAVLAAALLPHGAALLLPVLHDRMLILGFGYATAVIVWLMLMLYLAGSFFYRLRGLQLLLYPLSAALLLVAVLFPGHSAAYRLTDWPFMLHIVSSLLAYSLFGITTLIAVLILWLSRDLHKHTLSPARSFLPPLLSLEKMMFQAMWAGFALLTASVVSGTFFSEAVFGRPFTFTHKNLFGVLSWFIYAALLLKRAMTAWRGKRPAVWTIVGFASLMLAYAGSKFVLEVLLHR
- the smc gene encoding chromosome segregation protein SMC translates to MRLTHIKLSGFKSFTDPTTIHVPGQLVAVIGPNGCGKSNVIDAVRWVLGEASAKQLRGESMQDVIFNGAATRRPAPRASVELVFDNADHSLQGAWGQYAEVSIKRQLTRQGESTYFINNQVVRRRDITDLFLGTGVGARGYAVIEQGMISRIIEARPEELRAYIEEAAGVSKYKERRRETEGRLKDTREHLQRLGDLQNELARQVEKLEKQAETAERYRFLTEQLNRQQDLLDYSQWRQSLAAADKATAQHQALQAQQDEAAAQIQTLSDGIRDLQQTEQAQQQSAHDLANRRGVLREQIARLEEQIRHRQNLHQRIERDKQAAQAQMQRIRQEEQQIRALMEENDMAFEERQTELAELAMQVAEHEESLPELEEAQAALNAAYQSQHDEAARLKRELALKQQQLAHAQQTLRRHEERKGRLNAESQALNLPDAADTAAAQEAAALLQSRQEHYEEQIAAAEQHLTAARQAFQTASTRFQNLQQQSITLQAQQQAISQLLTQQETADFWPHTECADAPQLWQHIQAPSEWQHALGAVLAERLHARAVPDTFAPPAPLPQGAAAWFSDGLSGGVKKSLPAQALLNQIQAQPPFQTALHHWLDGVLCAPNLDYALAHQSDLGGGQIWLTPEGHQIDKVSVLLYATNTQESLMAQKASLDDIAASLATLAPELEHARAAQQQAQAEAEAAESQHRSLIGQQQQNSREHSRAQQRAAELLTRTNQGQIRREHIERELAQIEEEATVLAHSSDGLEDDIATLAEAASELETQQQHAASERQTQQGRLKQAQLALYEANRRYGLAEVAVHKLQQQQQNHQAQILRLQEQAEEWQERQQELALAYETEMQGDEQHIQLEHLGEAVHMLDEEYAELQSALADTQAQGREQYAQLQAAQTKLPQLQAATQTALLQQQEALLNAKRFHQNLTERGADLDALEASAKEAGRLNIQNSQIADTARQIEALGAVNLAALQELEDARERDGYYRSQSEDVQSAIALLEEAIAQIDGKTKERFKATFDAVNEKVQTFFPTLFGGGEAALHMIGDDLLTAGVSIMARPPGKKNSTIHLLSGGEKALTAMSLVFALFSLNPAPFCLLDEVDAPLDDANTGRFCNLVKEMSAQTQFLYISHNRLTMEMAEQLVGVTMQEKGVSRIVAVNIQEALKMAESA